Part of the Leptotrichia massiliensis genome, AAATTAATTCAATGCCGACAGAGCTTGACGAAGTGACAAGACGTGTTATGCAGCTTGAAATTGAAAAAGTGGCACTTGAGAAGGAAAAAGATCAGGCTTCTAAGGATAGACTTGTTACATTGGAAAAAGAATTGGCAGAACTTAATGAGAAAAAGGCTGCGTTTAAGGCACAATGGGAAAGTGAAAAGCAGGAAGTTGAAAAAATACAAAATATTAATACAGAAATTGAAAAAGTTAAACTTCAAATTGCCGATGCGCAAAGAAAAAATGACTACAACAAACTGGCAGAACTGCAATACGGTAAATTGCCAGCACTGGAAAAACAAAGGGCAGATGAAGAAGAAAAAGCCAAAAATCAAAATCCAGATACAAATAAATTATTAAAACAGGAAATTGACAGTGAAGAAATAGCAGAAATTGTTGGAAAATGGACTGGGATACCAGTTTCAAAATTGTTACAGGGAGAGCGTGAAAAAATCTTACACCTTGCAGAACAAATGATGAAAAGAGTAATCGGACAAGATGAAGCAATCACAACAATAAGTGACACAATAATTCGTTCACGTGCTGGATTAAAAGATCCAAACCGTCCAATTGGTTCATTTATTTTCTTAGGACCAACAGGGGTAGGTAAGACTTATTTGACAAAAACTCTTGCATTTAACCTGTTTGACGATGAAAGCAATATTATTAGAATTGACATGAGTGAATACATGGATAAATTTAGCACCACAAGATTAATCGGAGCGCCTCCAGGGTATGTAGGATATGAAGAAGGTGGTCAGTTGACAGAAGCTGTGAGAAGAAAACCTTATTCAGTAATCCTGTTTGACGAAATTGAAAAGGCTCATCCAGATGTATTTAATATTCTGTTGCAGCTACTTGACGATGGAAGGCTTACAGATGGTAAAGGGAAAGTTGTAGACTTTAAGAATACAATTATCATTATGACTTCAAATATCGGAAGTGAAATTATATTGGAAGATCCGCAAGTTTCCGAGCCAACAAAAGAAGCTGTATTAAATGAAATGAAACATAGATTCAAGCCAGAATTCTTGAACAGAATTGACGATATTATCGTATTTAAAGCATTAGGAAAAGAAAGTGTGAAAAATATTATCTCGCTTATCCTTGATGAAATAAATGATAAATTAAAAGAACAATATATAAAAATTGAATTTACAGACAAAGCTCTAGATTATATTGTAAATGAGGCTTATGACCCAGCTTATGGAGCAAGACCTCTAAAACGTTTTGTTCAAAAAGATATAGAAACTAACTTATCAAAAATGATTTTGAGCAACGAAGTACCTGAAAATAGTACAGTTGTGCTGGATAGCGATGGGGAAAAATTGATTTACGATGTGAAGAAATAAATTAGGAATTGAATAAAACTTTAAAATATTTTTTGAAGTGAGTTTTTAGGAAATAGAGAAGTATCAGAAATGGTACTTCTTTTTTTTCAGAAAAGATGTAAAAACAAACATATTGTTTGACAATTTTTTATAAAATAAATATAATGTATTTACAAAAATAATATTATTTTAAGTGGATAAATGAGTGAAATAAAAAATAGTCTAAAGTTTTGGGGACACTCCAATGCCGGAGCAGAATTAGACAGCATACTGCCACCAACTTCACGTAGAAAGGGAGCAAGAGAGGCAAAAAAACAGACTGTATTACAGAAAATAAGAAATATAGTGGAAATTTTTATTGGAATTTAGCTATACATTCAAACCTATTTAAAATTAATTATATAAATTTAGGGATTGAGTAAAATAGTTATAGTTTTTTAGTTCGGTTTTAAAGAAATTTTACTATAGATTATAATAATTTTAAAAATAAAAAGTGATATTGTAAATTTTTTTTATAAAATCTATCAGTATCACTTTTTTATTCTAATAATTTTTAATTTTTTCTATTTCTTTCAATTTTCTTCTTTAAAGCCTTAAAAGGTAATTTTTTTAATATTTTCTGGAATCATAGTATAAATCGCCTTCCTCTTTCTTTCACGGACTATCTGTAATAACAATACCTTATAAAAGTTCAAATATCAATAAAATCGACAGTGTTAATATATAAAAAACTTAAAAATGATATTTTTTTTATTGAAAAATTCTAAGAAATTTAGTAAAATGTACTTAGTAAGAAAGGTATATTTTAGTCAAAACATAATAATTTTTATTTTTTTATAATTTTTTCTAAATGTTCGGATATTAAATTATAAAAAAGAGATTTGCAAAATTAAGGGAGAACAGAATTATGAAAAAATTACATATTTTAAGTACAATGATGCTGTCAGCAGCAACTGCAATGGCTCAGGAAATAAAGATAAATGGGGGCTGGGACTTTGACAGGGCATATAAAAATGATTTAACTAAACATCAGAAAGGTTTGTCGAATACTATTTATGACTATAAATTTAAAAATGGTCCCGTTGCAGGAATAGAGTGGCTGTTTGACAATCAGGGAAGGTTTGAATTAGGAATTGGTGCAGAACATAAGTTTTCTGTAAAATCTTCATCTTTAAAAGATAAAAATGAAATGAAAATGTATGAAATAACACCGATGTACTTAACAAGTAAATATAATTTAATAACTTCTAAAAAAGGAAATGATCTGATGTATCTTATCGGAAGAGCAGGGTATGCTCAGGCTAAAGCTGGAAGAGACAACAAAGAAGATTTGAACGATAAAAATTTTCGTGGTGGTCTTTATTATGCTGGTGGTCTAGGTACTCAAGTTGGTCCCATTTCAATTGAAGCATTGTATGAAAGATCAAATTTACGATATGACAAAGTAAATTTAGGTAATATAAATAGAAATAATATAAGTACTCTAAATAATTTTAAAAAGACGAAAGACAATATAAATACTGTTGGTATAAGAATAGGATATAGTATCGGAAATACAAAAAATTTACCAAAGAAAAAAAATGAAACTGTACCTTTTGATCCTTTTAGAACTGATATTTTTGCTAAAACAGGAGATATGCAATATACTACGGATAAAATTCAGAAAAAAAAATGGAATGGCGGAGAACTTAGATTAAATGCAGGATATAATTTTAAGAACAGATATAATGTTCAGCCAGAGCAATTTTTAGGAACAGGAATGAAAAATAATAAATGGCAGTCTGCAAAATCTGATTTTGATATAAAAAAAATGCCTGTTGTTGGCTTGGAATATTTATTTGATAATCAAGGAGTTGTTGAATTAGGTCTAGGCGTTGAACAAAAATTTTATGATATTACTGCTTTTTTTAATGATAAAAATCAAAAACATGTTTTAAGAACATATCCCGCTTATGCTACAACAAAAATTAACTTAGTAAATAATAAAGGAGATAATCTTATTTACGCTGTTGGACGAATAGGATATGTACATGGTGAAATAAAGGAAGAAAACTTTAACAAGAAAGATCTTCGTGGCGGTCTTTACTACGCTGGAGGATTAGGTACAGAATTAGGACCAGTTTCTATAGAAGCCCTTTACGAAAGGTCAAATTTTAAATATCAGCCAAAAGATACAGTCAGTCCTATAAAAACTAAAGTTAAAATTGATACATTTGGTATAAGAGTAGGATATAGAATAGGAAGTATAAAAAATAAACCGAAAATAAAAGAAGTTAAAACAGCAGCATATACCTATAATATACCAGAAGAAGACAGGATAAATATAGCCGGCAATTTGAAAAACAAAAGTAATGAAGTTTTAACTTTTAAAAGAAGTTCTGCAAAAAAACTGAAATCTTTGGAAAATGAAATAAAGGAAGTTAGAGTGGCAGACCATAATAATTATAACGATATACCAGAAGAAGATAGGATAGATATAGCTGGTAATTTGAAAGAAAAAAGTAATACTGATTCAACTTTAAAAAAAGGTACTGTAAAAAGGGAAAAATACTTTGAAGATGAGATGAAAAAAGAAAACACTAAAACTGTATCTGAAGAAGATTCCATAGATATAATCAATAATTTAAGTTTTAACAGATTATAAATTATAGGTTTTCTAAAAAGAAAAAATTTGACTACAACATGAAGTTGAAACATTAATTTGGGAAAGGTGATAGAAAATGAAAAGATTTATAATTGCTGTACTGATCTTAATTTTTATGAGTTTTTTGATAATGGCTGAAAATATAGGTAATGTATCTTCTTCAGTAAGCGAAATAAAATCGAATAACGATATATTATTAAAATGTTCAAATATGGCGGGAGAAAGTACACAAGTAACTGGAATAAATGAAAATAATGGGAATAATATATTTTTAAAATGTATGAATTCTGAAAATATAAATGAAAGTATAGTTACAACAAATAAAATTAATTCCAAAGATATATTATTGGAATGTTTAAATCCGAGTGAAAAAACAGCAGGTGAAACAGAGAAAGTTGGAAATTCTAATGAAAAAATATTAAAATGTTCAAATATAGTTAAAATAATTAATGCGAGTGAATTACTTCAAACAGATAAAATTGGGGATGTCAAAGGAATACAGTTAAAATGTTCAAATCCAGTAAAAAATGTAAATACAGCTGAAAACCCACTATCTGAAAGCAACAGTTCAAAAGATATAGTTTTAAAATGTTCAAGTACATCTGAAAATCTTTTGAAAAACGAAACAACGATAAATAGTGAAAGAGTAACTACAACTGAAATAACATTAAAATGTTCAAATGTAGTTAAAGTTATTGATGGAAATAAAGTCTTTTCGGATAATTTAGAAAATTATGATGCAGTAATATTAAACTGTACAGAGAAAACAGAAAATAACAACAATATTATTGGTAATATAGGACAACCAAAAGGGAATATTGGGTCGTTAGGAAGTAATATAGGTGGAAAAGTTCCTATTGGACCTATTATTGGGGGAGCAGTAGGAATTCCTGCTGTTGGAGCGATTGTCGGAGGAATTGGACATCATGGTGGTAAAGGAAAAGATGACTCTCCGAAAGCTCAAAATGGTGGTAACAATGGTTCAAATAATAGTGGAAAAAATGATATTGGAAAACCCAAAAAAGATGATTCAAAAATACATAATGTAAAAGGAATTGGAATTCAGCCAGTTAATCCTTTTTGGAGAAGTAATCTTCAAGAAGCGGAAGACTCTTATTCAAAAATAGCAAGGGTAGGATTTCAGTGGGTAAGAATTACAGCTTCGTGGCATAGAATTCAATCTTCAAAAAACGGAGGGTATGACTGGCAGGACATAGATGATGCTATTGCTCTTGCAAAAAAATATAACTTAAAAGTTTTGATGCAAATAAGTAGTGCTCCCGAATGGGCAACAGGAGTAGACAAACTTTCAGCTGCTGAAAAAAATGCGTTAAATGCAAGAAAAATTTGGGTAGCATCATTTGCTCCGCTTCCGCAGTATGATAATGATTTTTCAAATTTTGTAAGTGCATTAGTAAATAGATATGCTCGGCAAGGAGTAATTGACTATGAATTTTGGAATGAACCAGGAAATCCAGAATTTTGGCATGACACGATTCAAAATCCTAAACCTAATCCTGAACATTATACTCATTTATTGAAAATAGCCTATACAGCAGCACATAATGCACATAATGATGTAAATGTTATGGCTGGTGGAATGACAGTAGGAGGGAGTAATAATTCAACAGGGTATATTGGACCTATGGAATTTTTAGAGAGAATGTACAGAGCTGGAGCAAAAGAATATTTTGACGGTGTATCACATCATCCTTATGGAATTTATGCTAGAGCTTTTCGGGATAATGGATGGGCAAATATGATAGGTGATGTTGTAAAACCTGGAGGCGGAGAAAAAACATTATATCAGATAATGTTAGAGAATGGTGATGGAAATAAAAAAATATGGCCGTCAGAAGTAGGACTAGATGCCGCTTATCCTGGAGTCGATGAAACAAAACAAGCCAATGTAATAAGCCAAATTTTAGGATGGTATCAAAAATCAAATATATTTGGGCCTCTTATTCTATATCAAGCAAAAGACAGAAAGCCTTATATTACTTCAGGAGTAGTTGATAGAGATAGTAATGGCGATGGGTGGCTTGATGTAAATATTGATACAAATGGCGATGGTATTCCTGATGCAAATATTGACGCAGATAATAATGGACGGCCTGATATACTGGATGCTGCAGACCCTGCAAATTATTTTGGGATTTGGAAGTCAGATGGTACTGAAAAGAAGGCAGTAGATGTGATTCGAAGATTTATTAATAATCAGCCGTTACCTGGATCAAATCCATTAACAAATGGATGTGATAGTGCCACAGATGCTTCAGGACAATGGAAGAGTGTAAAATGTTGGGAATTTAAAGATAGAAATCTCCCTTCTGATTGGCAAAGTAAAAAGGCTATTAATCATCTAAATAGTCACTTGTCTTATTTACACAATAATATCAGTCTTGTAAACGGTGATCATGTTAGAATTACTACACGTCGTCATTGTGTTAATAGAAGAGGAGACCCGTTAACTGATGCAAATGCGACTACAGGAGTTTGTCCTGCAGGTAAGGTTACCCAATATTCGAGTGGTAGGCTAGAATCTAATAAGCTTGTGGATGCTTCTAAGCCGTTCCGTGCAGAAGTACGTGCCAGAATGAACTGGAATCGTCTGCAAGGAATGCGTACAGCTCTTTGGATGCAGAAACAGCACAATGATGTAGATACGCCTATTTGTAAAAATCCAGGTGGAAGTGCCCCTTACGGTTCACTATTAATTTTAGAATGGTTTGCAAGCACTCCTAGTTATGCATGGCCTGCAACTAATATTAGCTGTTATTACAGCCAAGTTAATCACGAGTGGACACCGCGTGGATTTACACATCGACTGGAAAATATTGTTGGTGGACACACTACATCACTAACACATGAATGGCACGTTTGGGCAATTGAGTTTGATGGAACAAAAGTACGTTATTATATGGATGGAAGGTTGATTCCAGTAGTTCATTATCGTATTAAGGATGCTCAACGTATCAGTGTAGTTGACAATACTAGATATGATCAATACGGTAACTATCTTTCTACTATGCCAGATGAAGACTTTAGCAAGCTAAATATTCCTTCTGCCTTAATTAAACAAGGATTTGAGAACGATAAATGGCATTTCATTTTTAATGATTATGTGGAATGGGAACCAGGTTTGAATCCACCTTCTGAACATTCTCCGTTCCCAGTTCAAACTACAGAGATTGACTACGTACGTTTGTATCGTAAAAATTGATTTTATATCAGATATACGAGCTAAAGAAAGATAATTTTAAATTTGTTTAAAAAAAGATAAACTGTTTCATAAGAATGATTTTATGAAGCAGTTTTCTTTTGTTATATATACTTGAAACAATTTAAAATGGAACTACTAAAATTATACAAATTTAGTGTTTGGGTAAAATAGTCATAGCTTTTTATTTTTCTTCTATCTCTTGTCTATAATAACCAGACCTTATAAAATTTGAATTGTCAATATATTCATATACAAAATTTTGAAAAAAACTTTACAAATGTGAAAAAATTAGTTATAATAATAAATATTATGTGATAGAGGTGCAATTATTAAAAGTAAATTTATGGAGAAAAGTCGATTCTGTGAAATAAGTTGAAAGGAATAATTGCCGAAGTGTAAGGATTGACTATCTTTATTGCTGGGGCTATGGAGAATATCCATAGGACTGTCATTATCAAAGGATAATGGGGAGCTGTCAGATATAATTCATATAAATTTTTTAAGTTTTTTAGTTTTAAATAAAAATAATAAAAATTTTTAGATATATGTTTTATATGCTGATGCTTGTTATCGGCATTTTTTATTATCCGAAAAACAAAAATACTGAAAGGAGAAGGAAATTTTTTATTTTTAAAAAGTTTCTGTGGAAATATGAAATTATTTGGAACGTCGAAAGTTAATGAAAAAGGCAATTTATCAATAGGAGGAGTGGATACCGTTGAACTCGTAAAAGAATTTAAAACGCCACTTTATGTTATGGATCAGGAGCTTATTGAAACAACGATAGATAAAATGAAAGAGGCATTTAAGTCTACGAGATTTAATACAAGAATTGCTTATGCTGGGAAAGCGTTTTTGTCAACGGGGATGATTAAACTGGTTGAATCAAAAGGACTGGATTTGGATGTTGTTTCGGGCGGAGAACTTTATACTGCTCATAAAGCGGGATTTCCGATGAATAAAGTTCATTTGCATGGAAACAATAAATTAGTAAGTGAAATTAAAATGGCTGTTGAATTTGGGATTGATACGATTGTTGTTGATAATGAAGATGAAATTGATAAAATTGAGAGAATTTGCCGTGAAAAAGGGAAGAAACAGGCTGTGCTTGTGAGAATCGATCCAGGAATAGAGGCACATACGCATCATTATATAAAGACTTCTGGGCTTACTTCAAAATTTGGAATTTCATTGTTTCAGGATAATTTATTTGATATAATTAAAAGGCTGAATGATAGCGAATGGATAGAATTTAAAGGATTTCATACGCATATCGGTTCACAAATTTTCCAATCGGCGTTCTTTATATTTGCTCTAGATGAGATTTTTAAATATTTAGATAAATTGAAAAAGGAATTGGGAATAGTAGTTCACACAGTAAATATGGGTGGAGGATTTGGAGTTTACTATAAGGAAGGAGATGATCCGAAACCGATAGAGGAAGTACTTAGTGAAATAATAACATACACGGAAGCAATGGAAATTAAATATCAGATTGGATTTAAGGAACTTTGCATTGAGCCAGGAAGAAGTATTGTCGGAAATGCTGGAACTACTTTGTACGAAGTTGGAGGAATTAAGGAAACAGTCGGCGGAAAAACGTATGTATTTATAGATGGAGGAATGTCGGATAATATAAGAACGGCATTATATCAGGCAGAATATGAAGCTGGAGTTGTAAGCAAGCTAAATGATACAGATGTAAGAGAAATAACTTTGGCAGGAAAACTGTGTGAATCAGGGGATATTATCATTGAAAAAGGAAAATTGCCAAAAGCAACAGAAATTGGAGATATTGTGGCAGTAACGACAACAGGGGCATATTGTTACACAATGTCAAGCAACTATAACAGAATGATGCGACCAGCAGTTGTATTCGTAAAGAATGGAAAAGCTAAAGTTGCGGTAAAGAGAGAAACATTGGATGATTTAATTAGAAATGATGAAATTTTTGATTTATAAAAAATAAGAAAGAGGTGAATTTATTGTGATTATTGTACATAAATATGGTGGAACTTCGGTTGCTACAACGGAGAAAATAATGAATATCGCAAAATATTTGGGAAGTGTGAAGGATTCTGGAAACGATGTGGTTGTCGTGGTTTCAGCGATGGGAAAAACTACAGATGCCTTAATAAAATTGGCTCACGAAATTACCGATAAACCTGATTTGAGGGAAATGGACAGGCTGATGTCAACTGGAGAGCAGCAGACAATCGCATTGCTTAGCATCGCTTTACAGACGCTTGGATACGAGGCTATCTCGCTTACAGGGGCTCAGGCAGGAATAAAAACAAGCGGACATTATACAAAAAACAGAATCGAAGACATTAACGGAAAAGAGATAAAAGAACATTTATCAAAAGGGAAAATTGTAGTTGTGGCTGGATTTCAGGGAGTAAATGAAGCTGGAGATGTGACAACTTTGGGACGTGGAGGATCTGATACTTCGGCTGTTGCTCTAGCGGCTGCACTTGGAGGGAAATGTGAAATTTACACAGATGTGGACGGAATTTATTCAATTGATCCAAGAGTTTATAAAGATGCCAAAAAATTGCCAGTTGTTTCTTATGATGAAATGATGGAGCTGGCTTTTTTAGGAGCTGGAGTAATGGAGCCAAGAGCAGTTGAGCTTGGAAGCAAATATGGTGTAGAAATTTACGTTGGAAAATCGCTTGGAGAAAAAAACGGAACGATTATAACATCAAGAGAAAAAACAAAGGAGAATAAGGAAATGGAGCAAAAAGTAATAACAGGGGTATCAATCAATGAAAATATGGTAATGGTAAACGTGGAGGAAATTCCAACAAATGCACAAAACGTGTATGAAATCTTCAAAAGAGCCGAAGCAAACGGAATAAACATTGATATAATAAGTCAAAATGATGTAACAAGCCATCACGGAAGCTTTGCCTTCACTTGTCCAAAAACAGATATTGCGGCACTTGAAAAAATTGGAGCAGAAATAGAAGCAGAATTTCCAAGAACATCGTTCATAATAAATCCTTACATTACAAAAGTTTCTGTAGTAGGAATAGGACTGATAAGCAACATTGGAGTTGCTGCCAAAATGTTTAGAATCCTTTCAGAAAACGACATAAGTTTCCATCAGGTTTCTACTTCTGAAATCAGTATTTCGTTAGTTGTAGACGAAGTTATGGGAAAAAGAGTAGCTGAATTATTTGCTAAGGAATTTGATTTGTAAAAGGAGAGTCTGAGTTAAAAGAATAGTAATGAAACTATATCAAAGTATCTTTTTAAGCAATTCAAAGATTATTAAAAAAAATAAATTTTATAATGTGAACTAGATAAAGTATTTTTAAAGGAAATTTTATGAAAAGAGTTTTGATAACAGGTGCAAGCAGTGGAATTGGATATGAACTTGCTAAAATTTATGCAGAAAATGGACATGACTTGGTTATTGTGGCACGAAACAGGGATAAATTGGGAATGCTGCAAAAAGAAATTTTTGAGGAAATTTCTAAAAATATTAAAGTAACTGTGATTGAAAATGACTTGTCACAGGAAAATGCTGCTGAAAGGCTTTATAATCAGATAAAATCTAGCAATCTTAAAATTGATACGCTTGTGAATAATGCTGGAGCGGGTATTTATGGAAGGTTTTCTGAATTTGATGAAGAAACGATGAAAAGAAATGATGCAATGATAAATTTGAATATAAAGGCAGTTGTAGAATTGACAAGGCTGTTTTTGGCTGACATGATAAAAGATGGAAGAGGCGAGATATTAAATGTTTCTTCAGTCGCAGCTTTTATGCCAGGACCTCTGATGAGTACGTATTATGCGAGCAAGGCCTTTGTGCAGTCGTTTACTGAAGCGGTTAGGGAAGAAATGAAAAATGATATTCGTACGAAAAATATAAAAATATGTGCTCTTTGTCCTGGTCCAACAGCTACTGAATTTGAAAAAAGCAGTAATTTGGAAGAAAGTTCACTTTTTGAACGAATGAAAGTTATGTCAGCTAAAAAAGTGGCTGAAATTGGCTATAAGAAATTTCAGAAGGGGAAAATAATTATAATTCCTGGAATTTTTAATAGAATTGCAGTTTTTGGAACTAGATTTTTTTCAAGAAAGTTTGTTGTAAGAATAGCTAGAAAAATTCAGGAAAAAAAGAAAGATTCTTAATAAAAAAATTTTAGTATAAGTTGAGAATATTTTAAAAATTAAAGGAGGTTTTGAAATGTTAAAATTTGAAAAGTATCAAGGTGCGGGGAATGATTTTATTATTGTTACTGAAAGGGAACTAATTGAAAAGGGGATACCTGAATATGGGGAATTTGCTAGTCAGGTTTGTGACAGGCATTTCGGAATAGGTGCAGATGGTCTGATTATTTTAAAATATGTGGCAAGCATGCCATTTATGTTTTTCTTTAATGGAGATGGAAGTCAAGCACCAATGTGTGGAAATGGAATAAGATGTTTTTCACATTATCTTGCGAATAATCATTTAGTTGAAGGGGATGAATTTGTTGTAAAAACAGTTCCTGGCGACTTAATGATAAGAGTAAATTATGATGAGGAAAAAGATGATTTTTCAGCAAGAGTGAATATGGGTAAACCTGTTTTTAATGTAAAAGAATTGATAAATACTGAAAAAGAGCAGTTTTTAAGAGAAAAAATCAATATCGATGGAACAGAAATTGAAATTTCATATATTTTTATGGGAACTGACCATTCTGTAATATTTGTAAATGATTTTAATGATTACAATATTGATGAATTTGGTAAAAAAATTGAAAATTATACTGATTTGTTTCCAAAAAAAGTTAATGTAAACTTTGTGAAAGTGCATGATAGAAAACATATGGAAGTAATCACTTGGGAACGTGGGGCAGGACGGACATTAGCTTGTGGAACAGGCGTAACTGCTTCAGCAGTATTGGCAAAGACTTTTGGATTTGTTGATGAAAAAGTGAATGTAAAAGTTCCAGGCGGTCAGCTTGTTATTGAGTATGAAGGTGGAGAAAACGATGCTTTTATGACAGGACCTAGTGAAAAAATAGCTGAAGGATTGTATAAATATCAAAGATAACTTGAATATTGTATTATTTTCAGTGTAATAATTAAGTTAATTATAAATTTAAAAGTAAATACTATTCAGCAATGAAATTAAGCCTTTTTATTTATTAAAAAAATATAATTTGTACTTTTTAGATAGAGTTTAGTTATATTTAAAATTTTAAATAGGAATAAAATAAAAAATTAGGAAACTAAATTAAGGAAAGAAGGAATAAAATGAAATTTGAAGGTTCATACGTGGCTTTAATTACGCCATTTAAAAATAATGGAACGGAATTGGATGAAGATAAATTAAGAGAATTGGTAAATTATCACATTGAAAATGGAACATCTGGAATAGTACCTTGCGGAACGACTGGAGAAGCTCCAACTCTGACATTTGCAGAACATGAAAAAGTAATAAAAATAGTTGTGGAAGAAGTGAAAGGAAGAATACAAGTAGTCGCTGGAGCAGGATCGAATAACACAACAAGAGCGATAGAACTTACAAAATACGCAAAGGAACTGGGAGCGGATGCAGCGTTAAGCACTTGCCCATACTACAATAAACCAAGTCAAAGAGGACTTTATGAACACTACAAAACAATTGCACAGGAAGCAAAATTTCCTATAATGCTTTACAATGTGCCTGGAAGAACAGGAACAAATATCGAAGCAGAAACAATCGCAAAACTGGCTGAACTGCCTGAAATTGTAGCTGTAAAGGAAGCGACAGGAAGTCTTGAACAAATGATAAGAATTCAGGATTTATGCGGAGATAAAATTGAAATTCTTTCAGGAGAAGATCACCTAATCCTGCCAATGCTGTCAATCGGCGCAAAAGGAGTCGTTTCTGTAGTTGCCAACATAATGCCCCAAGAAATGAGCGATCTAATCAGTTCATTCTTAAACAAGAACTTTGACAAAGCGTTTGAACTGCACACAAAATTATACGATGTAAGCAGAAACATGTTCGTGGAAGGAAACCCTGTAACTGTGAAGGCTGCTATGAAAATACTTGGAAAACTTGACAATGACATAGTAAGATTGCCATTGACGGCAGCTGAAGCTGATACTTATGGGAAATTGACAAAAGTGTTTAAAGAAAAAGGGATTTTTTAATTTTTTGTTATTTTTGGAGGAAATGTATTGTGAGTAAATTATTAATATTAGGTAATACTAATGTGTATACATTTTGCAATTCTATTTTAGGTGCTAATGAAAAATCGAAAGAAATATTTGATGGAGAAAGTATTAGTGAAATATATGTAATTCATTCACCTGAATCTTTTAATGAACTTTTTGTTAAAAATAATGATAAAGAAAATGGA contains:
- the clpB gene encoding ATP-dependent chaperone ClpB, giving the protein MEQNFTQKSFEAISEANNFAIRYRHSDIKVEHLMLALVGQMDGLIPSVLKKMGIDTTDMIRKIESKLESFPKIEGGNSEPRANSELNRVLVGARDTAKKMGDSYISTEHLFLASYDNNSFLKDYGINKKQFETVLENVRGGRKIMTDNPESTYEALDKFGKDLVELARKGKLDPIIGRDNEIRRAIQILSRRNKNNPILIGEPGVGKTAIAEGIAQRILKGDVPENLKDKTIFSLDMGALIAGAKYRGEFEERLKAVLEEIEKSEGRIILFIDEVHNIVGAGKTEGSMDAGNLLKPMLARGEIKVIGATTIDEYRKYIEKDAALERRFQPVMVDEPTVEDTISILRGLKEKFEIFHGIRITDNAIVTAATMSDRYINDRFLPDKAIDLIDEAAAKVKTEINSMPTELDEVTRRVMQLEIEKVALEKEKDQASKDRLVTLEKELAELNEKKAAFKAQWESEKQEVEKIQNINTEIEKVKLQIADAQRKNDYNKLAELQYGKLPALEKQRADEEEKAKNQNPDTNKLLKQEIDSEEIAEIVGKWTGIPVSKLLQGEREKILHLAEQMMKRVIGQDEAITTISDTIIRSRAGLKDPNRPIGSFIFLGPTGVGKTYLTKTLAFNLFDDESNIIRIDMSEYMDKFSTTRLIGAPPGYVGYEEGGQLTEAVRRKPYSVILFDEIEKAHPDVFNILLQLLDDGRLTDGKGKVVDFKNTIIIMTSNIGSEIILEDPQVSEPTKEAVLNEMKHRFKPEFLNRIDDIIVFKALGKESVKNIISLILDEINDKLKEQYIKIEFTDKALDYIVNEAYDPAYGARPLKRFVQKDIETNLSKMILSNEVPENSTVVLDSDGEKLIYDVKK
- a CDS encoding beta-galactosidase translates to MKRFIIAVLILIFMSFLIMAENIGNVSSSVSEIKSNNDILLKCSNMAGESTQVTGINENNGNNIFLKCMNSENINESIVTTNKINSKDILLECLNPSEKTAGETEKVGNSNEKILKCSNIVKIINASELLQTDKIGDVKGIQLKCSNPVKNVNTAENPLSESNSSKDIVLKCSSTSENLLKNETTINSERVTTTEITLKCSNVVKVIDGNKVFSDNLENYDAVILNCTEKTENNNNIIGNIGQPKGNIGSLGSNIGGKVPIGPIIGGAVGIPAVGAIVGGIGHHGGKGKDDSPKAQNGGNNGSNNSGKNDIGKPKKDDSKIHNVKGIGIQPVNPFWRSNLQEAEDSYSKIARVGFQWVRITASWHRIQSSKNGGYDWQDIDDAIALAKKYNLKVLMQISSAPEWATGVDKLSAAEKNALNARKIWVASFAPLPQYDNDFSNFVSALVNRYARQGVIDYEFWNEPGNPEFWHDTIQNPKPNPEHYTHLLKIAYTAAHNAHNDVNVMAGGMTVGGSNNSTGYIGPMEFLERMYRAGAKEYFDGVSHHPYGIYARAFRDNGWANMIGDVVKPGGGEKTLYQIMLENGDGNKKIWPSEVGLDAAYPGVDETKQANVISQILGWYQKSNIFGPLILYQAKDRKPYITSGVVDRDSNGDGWLDVNIDTNGDGIPDANIDADNNGRPDILDAADPANYFGIWKSDGTEKKAVDVIRRFINNQPLPGSNPLTNGCDSATDASGQWKSVKCWEFKDRNLPSDWQSKKAINHLNSHLSYLHNNISLVNGDHVRITTRRHCVNRRGDPLTDANATTGVCPAGKVTQYSSGRLESNKLVDASKPFRAEVRARMNWNRLQGMRTALWMQKQHNDVDTPICKNPGGSAPYGSLLILEWFASTPSYAWPATNISCYYSQVNHEWTPRGFTHRLENIVGGHTTSLTHEWHVWAIEFDGTKVRYYMDGRLIPVVHYRIKDAQRISVVDNTRYDQYGNYLSTMPDEDFSKLNIPSALIKQGFENDKWHFIFNDYVEWEPGLNPPSEHSPFPVQTTEIDYVRLYRKN
- the lysA gene encoding diaminopimelate decarboxylase → MKLFGTSKVNEKGNLSIGGVDTVELVKEFKTPLYVMDQELIETTIDKMKEAFKSTRFNTRIAYAGKAFLSTGMIKLVESKGLDLDVVSGGELYTAHKAGFPMNKVHLHGNNKLVSEIKMAVEFGIDTIVVDNEDEIDKIERICREKGKKQAVLVRIDPGIEAHTHHYIKTSGLTSKFGISLFQDNLFDIIKRLNDSEWIEFKGFHTHIGSQIFQSAFFIFALDEIFKYLDKLKKELGIVVHTVNMGGGFGVYYKEGDDPKPIEEVLSEIITYTEAMEIKYQIGFKELCIEPGRSIVGNAGTTLYEVGGIKETVGGKTYVFIDGGMSDNIRTALYQAEYEAGVVSKLNDTDVREITLAGKLCESGDIIIEKGKLPKATEIGDIVAVTTTGAYCYTMSSNYNRMMRPAVVFVKNGKAKVAVKRETLDDLIRNDEIFDL